The DNA sequence ATAGAGGAATTAATTACCTATTAAAATTGAAAGGGAGGATAATAGCATGGCAAGAGGCGGATTCCCTGGCATGGGGAATATGAATCAAATTATGAAGCAAGCTAAAAAAATGCAGGAACAGATGGAGAAGGTACAGCAGGAACTAGAGGAGCAGACAATAGAGACATCAGTAGGTGGTGGCGTAGTAACGGTAGTTGCTAATGGTAAAAAAGAGATAGTATCTATAACGATACAGCCTGAAGCGGTGGATCCTGATGATGTGGAAATGCTACAGGATCTTATATTAGCAGCAGTAAATGAATCATTGAGGAAGGTAGAGGAAATGGTACAAGAAAAGATGGGCAAATTAACAGGGGGTATGGGTATACCCGGATTATTCTAAAGAGGATGGTTTATTTATGGATTATTATATAGAACCAATTGCCAAGCTTATAAATGAGTTGTCAAAATTGCCAGGTGTAGGCAATAAAACGGCACAACGTTTAGCTTTTTATATAGTAAATATGTCCGATGATGAAGCTAAGGAACTTTCAAAATCCATAGTTGAGGTAAAAGGGAAGATCAAATACTGTTCAGTATGTGGTAACATAACCGATACGGATCCTTGTAATATATGTTCTAATACTAATAGGGATGTGTCTACTATATGTGTTGTAAAGGATGCTAAAGATGTAATAGCCATGGAGCGTACCAGAGATTTTCATGGAGTATATCATGTACTAAATGGTAC is a window from the Xylanivirga thermophila genome containing:
- a CDS encoding YbaB/EbfC family nucleoid-associated protein encodes the protein MARGGFPGMGNMNQIMKQAKKMQEQMEKVQQELEEQTIETSVGGGVVTVVANGKKEIVSITIQPEAVDPDDVEMLQDLILAAVNESLRKVEEMVQEKMGKLTGGMGIPGLF
- the recR gene encoding recombination mediator RecR; the protein is MDYYIEPIAKLINELSKLPGVGNKTAQRLAFYIVNMSDDEAKELSKSIVEVKGKIKYCSVCGNITDTDPCNICSNTNRDVSTICVVKDAKDVIAMERTRDFHGVYHVLNGTISPMEGIGPDDIRIKELLMRVQDEDINEVILATNPDVEGEATAVYISKLLKPLGIKTTRIAHGIPVGGDLEYADEVTLSKALEGRREM